The proteins below come from a single Nitrospiraceae bacterium genomic window:
- a CDS encoding DUF3365 domain-containing protein has translation MSRNGFWIVMAGVAGFVAAITYWVIALAVAESRKADMVAPERVTSFIHAVIDANRANYTQNVVDKLHTQGVVEALEHWKEEKGLPLPAQFLLESGRLVAQKDMKLSFRLASLTPIYVWNGPNSEFERRGLEVVMKAPEKPFTGFYQQGGVRYFQGIYADRAVSESCVSCHNGHANSPRRDYKLNDIMGGVIVTIPISEAP, from the coding sequence ATGAGTCGAAACGGGTTCTGGATCGTCATGGCGGGGGTAGCCGGCTTCGTGGCGGCGATCACCTACTGGGTCATCGCCCTCGCCGTGGCAGAGTCACGCAAAGCCGACATGGTCGCGCCCGAACGGGTGACCAGTTTCATTCATGCGGTGATCGATGCCAATCGCGCCAACTACACGCAGAACGTCGTCGACAAGTTGCACACCCAAGGCGTGGTCGAAGCCCTCGAACATTGGAAAGAAGAAAAAGGACTTCCCCTGCCCGCCCAATTCCTTCTCGAATCAGGCCGGCTGGTTGCCCAGAAAGACATGAAACTGAGTTTCCGGCTCGCCAGCCTCACCCCGATTTACGTGTGGAACGGCCCGAACAGTGAGTTCGAACGACGCGGCCTGGAAGTCGTCATGAAGGCGCCGGAGAAACCGTTCACGGGCTTTTATCAGCAGGGCGGGGTGCGGTACTTCCAAGGCATCTACGCCGACCGGGCGGTCTCCGAGAGCTGCGTATCCTGTCACAACGGGCATGCGAACAGCCCCAGGCGCGACTATAAACTCAACGACATCATGGGCGGTGTCATCGTCACCATTCCCATCAGCGAGGCCCCATGA
- a CDS encoding CPBP family intramembrane metalloprotease, with protein sequence MDADESTGPVSQSSRPPAPCVGAPPPPHAYNPGFSRAVTLLSAVVLSASIAVVAWLSFDIPRVERVADPSRALSHMVGRLMDQADGVKTLPVWEQFLYDLTMGSDANDREQAIEWYRELAEESSDPFVDLHLAILEGEAGHLPEVRQRISRWTRQSAPYPLFARLLQAGYVDAHVARSAGFDLQASLAEQPVSGWFYSRLAARIAERAGDRPLLVTIETADQQRIETLVWRSRAFALLELGLMVVGGMVLMVWVRRGTGATMFRVGSAELPPLWAGRLGAGVLLRGGAVGALLTVAFLFAAGDVPSLRVVAVPLSNLPLLALAYYHLLRPQRQTFWRGLGLSLEPRHVGQLSLAVLAVVAAGLVGEWVLGRLAEPLNLISHWTEWFDADLVWGTPPTLIVSLMEYVVFAPVFEELAFRGLLFGVFRRRFQWGTAAMLSAALFAIAHGYGLIGFLSVFWSGVIWAWAYERTGSLWPGMIGHAVNNLLVCLSVMALLRP encoded by the coding sequence GTGGACGCTGACGAATCGACTGGTCCGGTCTCGCAATCATCTCGCCCTCCAGCGCCCTGTGTCGGGGCGCCTCCTCCGCCGCATGCGTACAATCCCGGGTTTTCCCGTGCGGTCACGTTGTTATCTGCCGTGGTGCTGTCGGCTTCGATCGCGGTTGTGGCCTGGTTATCGTTCGATATCCCGAGAGTGGAGCGGGTCGCGGATCCCAGCCGGGCGCTGAGTCATATGGTCGGTCGTCTGATGGATCAGGCAGACGGCGTGAAGACGCTGCCGGTATGGGAACAGTTCCTCTATGACCTCACGATGGGAAGCGATGCGAACGATCGTGAGCAGGCCATTGAGTGGTATCGCGAACTGGCCGAAGAGTCGTCCGATCCGTTTGTCGATTTGCACCTGGCCATCCTGGAGGGCGAGGCGGGGCATCTTCCCGAGGTTCGGCAACGTATCTCGCGATGGACCAGGCAGTCCGCACCGTATCCGTTGTTTGCGCGACTGTTGCAGGCTGGTTACGTCGATGCGCATGTGGCGCGCAGCGCGGGGTTCGATCTGCAAGCCTCTTTGGCAGAGCAACCCGTTTCCGGCTGGTTCTACAGCCGGCTGGCGGCTCGTATTGCCGAACGCGCAGGGGATCGTCCGCTGCTCGTCACGATTGAGACAGCCGACCAGCAACGCATCGAAACATTGGTCTGGCGCTCACGGGCGTTCGCCCTGCTCGAGTTGGGCCTCATGGTCGTCGGGGGAATGGTCCTGATGGTATGGGTGCGGCGAGGTACAGGCGCGACCATGTTTCGGGTCGGATCCGCCGAGTTGCCGCCCCTGTGGGCAGGCCGTCTGGGGGCCGGTGTGTTGCTGCGCGGGGGTGCCGTTGGTGCGTTGTTGACGGTGGCGTTTCTGTTTGCCGCCGGCGACGTGCCCTCCTTGCGGGTCGTTGCGGTGCCGCTGTCAAACCTGCCGCTCCTGGCATTGGCCTATTATCACTTGCTTCGGCCCCAGCGGCAGACATTCTGGCGAGGACTGGGGTTGAGTCTTGAGCCGCGTCATGTGGGACAACTGAGTTTGGCCGTCTTGGCAGTCGTGGCAGCCGGACTTGTGGGAGAGTGGGTGTTGGGCCGCCTTGCCGAGCCACTGAATTTAATTAGTCACTGGACCGAGTGGTTCGATGCGGATCTCGTATGGGGCACGCCTCCGACTCTGATCGTCAGTTTGATGGAATATGTGGTCTTTGCGCCGGTCTTTGAAGAGTTGGCCTTCCGTGGACTGTTATTCGGCGTGTTCCGGCGGCGGTTCCAATGGGGCACAGCAGCCATGCTGAGCGCGGCCTTGTTTGCCATTGCTCACGGCTATGGATTGATCGGATTCTTGAGCGTCTTCTGGAGCGGCGTGATCTGGGCGTGGGCTTATGAGCGAACGGGGAGTTTGTGGCCGGGCATGATCGGCCATGCCGTCAACAACCTCCTGGTCTGCCTCAGCGTGATGGCGCTGTTGCGGCCCTGA
- a CDS encoding cupin domain-containing protein: MTATKKTKPLKRASPPPTKAEVHVGDIVRRLRKSHHLSVRTLADKCGFSPSFISQVELRQASPSIASTEKIASALGVTLGEFFRAIDPTPPAIIRSDSRPVVQSEWSRAKIEALGPFNKDSQFEPMVITIQPGGASGHKPYVRQAEQLAVVLMGSLELTLEEDVHQLKRGDAAGIPAGNRHCWRNISKRPAQILIVTAHRRL; encoded by the coding sequence ATGACGGCTACCAAGAAAACCAAGCCACTGAAACGCGCCTCACCGCCTCCCACTAAAGCCGAGGTGCACGTCGGCGACATTGTCCGGCGGCTTCGCAAATCTCATCATCTTTCAGTGCGAACACTCGCCGACAAGTGCGGGTTCTCTCCCAGCTTCATCTCTCAGGTCGAACTACGCCAGGCTTCGCCGTCCATTGCCTCCACCGAAAAGATCGCCTCCGCATTGGGCGTCACCCTGGGAGAGTTCTTTCGCGCCATCGACCCGACGCCTCCGGCCATCATCCGGTCCGATTCTCGGCCGGTCGTCCAAAGCGAGTGGTCTCGTGCAAAAATCGAAGCGCTCGGCCCGTTCAACAAGGACAGCCAGTTCGAGCCTATGGTGATCACGATTCAGCCGGGGGGAGCCAGCGGTCATAAACCCTACGTCCGGCAGGCAGAACAACTCGCGGTCGTCCTGATGGGATCTCTCGAATTGACGCTGGAGGAGGACGTCCACCAGCTCAAGCGCGGCGATGCCGCCGGGATACCGGCAGGCAACCGGCACTGCTGGCGCAACATCAGCAAGCGGCCGGCACAAATTCTGATCGTGACGGCTCACCGGCGGCTGTGA
- a CDS encoding alanine--glyoxylate aminotransferase family protein encodes MGPGPSMVHARVLHALSQPLVGHLDPIFLNLMNTIQASLRTLFRTENEFTIALPGTGSAGMEAVIANLIEPGDRAIVGVNGVFGSRLATMIERSGGIPLRIEAPWGQIISLDAVHDALSRGGPVKAVVLVHAETSTGAWQPLEDVGALCRAHGALLIIDAVTSLGGLPVEVDAWGIDACYSGTQKCVSCPPGLAPLTVSPRAMEAVRQRRTPCHSWYLDLSLIAEYWNDRSRAYHHTAPISMLYGLHEALRLIHEEGLPPRFIRHQLNSDALLAGLEPLGLRPLPPAAHRLPMLNCVTLPEGIEDTLVRTQLLQDHGIEIGGGLGPLRGRVWRIGLMGESCQQAHVLTLLNALEDIFAQHGWLDQPGRAVQAAVETYTQSQLSARRGA; translated from the coding sequence ATGGGTCCCGGCCCGAGCATGGTGCATGCGCGCGTGCTTCATGCCCTGTCGCAGCCACTGGTCGGCCATCTGGATCCGATCTTCCTGAATCTGATGAATACCATTCAAGCCTCGCTCCGCACCCTGTTCCGGACGGAGAACGAGTTCACCATCGCGCTCCCGGGCACGGGATCGGCAGGCATGGAGGCCGTGATCGCCAATCTCATCGAGCCGGGCGACCGCGCCATCGTAGGGGTCAACGGCGTGTTCGGTTCACGACTGGCCACCATGATTGAACGGAGCGGCGGTATCCCGCTACGTATCGAGGCGCCCTGGGGACAGATCATTTCGTTGGATGCCGTGCACGATGCCTTGTCTCGAGGCGGCCCGGTCAAGGCGGTGGTACTGGTGCATGCGGAAACCTCAACCGGCGCCTGGCAACCGCTCGAAGACGTCGGCGCCCTTTGTCGGGCGCACGGCGCCTTATTGATCATCGATGCCGTCACATCCCTCGGAGGCCTCCCCGTCGAGGTTGACGCATGGGGCATTGATGCCTGCTACAGCGGCACGCAAAAATGCGTGAGCTGTCCGCCTGGCCTGGCCCCGTTGACGGTGAGCCCCCGAGCCATGGAAGCCGTTCGACAGCGACGGACACCCTGTCACAGTTGGTACCTTGACCTCTCATTGATTGCCGAATATTGGAATGACCGCAGCCGCGCCTATCACCACACGGCGCCCATCTCTATGCTGTATGGATTGCACGAAGCCCTGCGGCTGATCCATGAGGAAGGACTGCCACCGCGGTTCATCCGCCATCAACTCAACAGCGACGCCTTACTCGCCGGCCTTGAGCCTCTGGGCCTACGGCCGCTCCCTCCGGCGGCGCATCGACTCCCCATGCTCAACTGCGTCACCCTGCCCGAGGGCATCGAGGATACGCTGGTGCGAACGCAGCTGTTGCAAGACCACGGGATTGAAATCGGGGGTGGCCTGGGGCCGCTGCGCGGGCGGGTCTGGCGAATCGGGCTGATGGGCGAGTCCTGTCAGCAGGCGCACGTGCTGACGCTGCTCAACGCCTTGGAAGACATTTTCGCGCAACACGGCTGGCTGGATCAGCCAGGTCGCGCGGTGCAGGCGGCGGTCGAAACCTATACCCAATCACAGTTGTCGGCGAGGAGGGGTGCATGA